The Leishmania braziliensis MHOM/BR/75/M2904 complete genome, chromosome 9 genome includes a window with the following:
- a CDS encoding putative phospholipid transporting ATPase-like protein, translating to MQKAKTALGSFAATVRNTFGCANASGNVIGNDDKTDFMAGTAKDGCSSGSEQSAFVEIDLLRNGLNRQRKFPDNSIRTAKYTLLTSLPLSLLYQFHKISNLYFLLVMIITLVPGASPTNPFSSIVPLCIVLGAGILKDIWEDYKRRKADQKANEVIVYVLRARTELPSNGVTSHGSAATSSSDGGAAEAHRVKDTAKKGKVYGAHNCQQKLLRWRQRVAHVFSRPDSRTGDTMVSRSNRSHGGDGMDVLDEVEMSTDGRGCGTSKAAPTASNLRYAPLQSRGSTTPVAAAEPVVTFHPVRSCDVYPGDVMLFRLGEEVKADCLILNTSLPDGLAYVETSNLDGETNAKTRRAKIQTVEALGTVEDVVEQALGVSASDAAAVQARMSSTATGPPDAWGGSGETTAPTKVYVDCCDALGGGNTARVTDRLMNTSIEEAAVTDPRHLNVPLTTTSSAALVKGAEQPALSAKAAARNGDVMTFPTAILESIPSLEDLSNSSPPHQHGLQTSVYQPYEEREATEHYLAGAARERSAARLYKHHVRCFSDPQQHFRHFVSPRTGGIQLSRSHAYLGVAESETLHNRADHVTPDITPKRILHQRLMTLNDRLAEEGQLPMPPQLQQLSEQYERTVHSRTNSAGVHLLPLVCTSALHESSSHVWPNDAANRTGENESVFAKDATSHHHHISGELQQKSASDPQPREGAGAGPCSQSCGCSALDRPLVVHDEPLHGSGSATAAAPGSPPASGVVLVSCPPTPDLSIWFGQLRLPTGEMVPLGIDQFIPRGCVIRNTDWVLGAAVYTGCHTKMLLNLRPKPHKITSTTRRLNHLNVFFVILNQVLMLLLCGLAIWSKHRLLRKVPGAKSDHSTWYIQWNLERYSDSFLFWWRYLTNFVLVSYLIPMSLYVTLEFNKAMQMLQIAADKRMAVFDEFTGAIKKARPKTSELNSQLGHVRYIFTDKTGTLTENLMTYVGGIVNGHTHNETEKPGGIGLALLRRRAAHVPTSVLPSAMDPGGEPSLRHDHHHHINFSLDKEAQTLDADIEDNSVGMQGVSSLTSAEPAADKSSSGANGGSDYNTPAHPLQGVAAMMASHLVVADGDKAATRHRDNQGPAQTTAAVSNSVAQGAISYILPRVLSDGGATQPCADDESARAALRHAIQDAHQHTTSSRSVPLFADGALGNGGVGSAAPGADGSGPGGFGCSPGLRNVSEAVLERDPLFCYLRALALCHSVVCFPVDAGSDGNGREAKQDNGAPQDTKKRKRRHRHHHNQEGDSAGKRMPKRRRRSSASTVGPVPSAVHHQRSREAAHPEPEVLPLSTVLSLTEISGGNFVEIPYAVPAGPGTCEGCESCTVGGANSSRGHNLPAHGHVTCASAAPLMKAASTDGRSHYQHYRHQTSATSMALLHGRTSSASWYQNRYLNRTLHSRNFSAQTINDGTGRGRQLNRGPSSGSASGCLGQAAASIGITDLEQFIDRSKIYEGQSLDEIGLVNAARENGFSLFERTTRQMYVKALGRVLCYDIVAELEFTPQRKLMSILLQRRPDLDAEAVTTSLAAGTSAHYHRRAPENAAASAVTAVGGGKSSKPFADIASRVLPDGGAASQSNKDAQLPRVQTRSPFTSFMATDVPPPLLGQSTALSSRATLPGKAEKQQETEGGNKSTDAAVTRVLLPRSAPLRPPSSGAQHLLQSSLGEMSLYHDCLGSSTDLGFGATAGVLSSKPGKYLLLVKGADSSMLEIVNMQKRANVRAKDKMQKELDAMSQLGLRTLILGQRYLSEEEVREWLPIFNNAQCAMQDRNEKLHEAYALLERDVDIVGATAVEDKLQEEVPQTLEFCIQASIVVWMLTGDKRETAVTIAQTSGLISIGCADYVCHLDLSDILEEEALMLQQQRYKEQRQLKTNDGSLGEPSPLSESSSDAENALQLSEVSMTTRAYLSASSDTQSPPQQNTCPTQVGNTNRTFSTGSPRYETVGTSAGNRHRGAESSTTVDAAQRFLMRKCTRIEEQLRTAEDKCNEGQEVFNAHVVVIVVDGKTLDFIFEDSDRARRFFLLGSRCRSAVCCRMTPLQKAKVVRMFKRNTNAVVLAIGDGANDVSMIQESSIGVGIMGLEGSQAELASDYAIPKFRFLKRLLFVHGRFSVFREAHCIVFSLYKNVIVTVGMVSYQFFVGFSGQTLIDSWLLALFSVFFCSLQPLMIGILDKDVEDELAESLPKLYPPLSREFMYFSFPYIFKWLADGLIEGLLFFFVLMYTVGVQDNLYTYMTAAIEDYGATFFTMLVLVADLRAGTLVTYYMIPFALVIGLGLILLPAIEFLYSSLNDLAGSNGFVRVAHELYSTSSKFWLMLFFACGVLILFTMALNMYIQLFAPWQNAGFAMRAARRSHHRIPYTCTKESLKAEYARLLARYEELTKAQQQPKEAAVEGSSAKGTAPTVTTAPAAAAVPTAGKARVTVAR from the coding sequence ATGCAGAAGGCAAAGACCGCCCTTGGCAGCTTTGCCGCCACCGTCCGAAACACCTTTGGATGCGCGAATGCCAGCGGCAATGTCATTGGCAATGACGACAAGACGGACTTTATGGCGGGCACCGCCAAGGACGGCTGCTCATCGGGGTCTGAACAATCGGCCTTCGTAGAAATTGACCTCCTGCGCAACGGCCTCAACAGGCAGCGCAAGTTTCCTGACAACTCGATCCGCACGGCAAAGTACACGCTTCTCACCAGCTTGCCCCTCAGCCTTCTCTACCAGTTCCACAAGATCTCGAACTTGTACTTCTTGCTCGTCATGATCATCACGCTTGTGCCAGGGGCAAGCCCGACCAACCCCTTCAGCAGCATTGTACCTCTGTGCATCGTACTCGGCGCTGGCATCCTCAAAGACATCTGGGAGGATTACAAGCGACGCAAAGCAGATCAGAAAGCAAACGAAGTGATCGTCTACGTTCTGCGAGCACGCACGGAGCTGCCAAGCAACGGTGTTAccagccacggcagcgcagccactagcagcagcgacggcggtgccgcagAGGCACATCGCGTGAAGGACACCgcaaagaaggggaaagTGTACGGTGCTCACAATTGCCAGCAGAAGCTTCTCcgctggcggcagcgtgtTGCGCACGTCTTTTCGCGACCAGACAGTCGAACTGGGGACACCATGgtcagccgcagcaacagGTCACACGGTGGTGACGGAATGGACGTGCTGGACGAGGTAGAGATGTCCACCGACGGCCGAGGCTGCGGCACATCGAAAGCGGCCCCGACCGCATCAAACCTCCGCTACGCTCCGCTGCAGTCTCGAGGGTCAACGACTcccgtcgctgcagcggagccAGTCGTCACGTTCCATCCAGTGCGCAGCTGTGATGTGTACCCTGGCGACGTTATGCTCTTCCGCCTTGGGGAAGAAGTGAAGGCGGACTGCCTTATTTTGAacacgtcgctgccggaCGGGCTGGCGTACGTCGAGACATCCAACCTCGACGGCGAGACAAACGCCAAGACGCGCCGCGCTAAGATCCAGACAGTGGAGGCATTGGGGACAGTGGAGGATGTCGTGGAGCAAGCCCTCGGCGTCTCGGCAAGCGACGCGGCAGCCGTGCAGGCGCGCATGAGCAGTACCGCTACCGGGCCACCAGATGCCTGGGGTGGGTCAGGCGAAACCACAGCGCCAACCAAGGTGTACGTGGACTGCTGTGACGCGCTCGGCGGCGGAAACACTGCTAGAGTCACGGATCGGTTGATGAACACATCAATAGAagaggcagcggtgacggACCCCAGGCACCTCAATGTCCCACTGACCACCACCTCGTCCGCCGCTCTTGTCAAGGGTGCGGAGCAGCCGGCTCTCTCCGCGAAGGCCGCGGCTCGCAACGGCGATGTCATGACCTTCCCCACCGCCATCTTAGAGTCAATCCCCTCACTTGAGGACTTGAGCAACTCCTCGCCACCGCACCAGCATGGCTTGCAGACGTCGGTGTACCAACCGTACGAAGAGCGAGAAGCGACCGAGCACTACTTAGCCGGAGCGGCAAGGGAGAGAAGTGCCGCACGCCTCTACAAGCATCATGtccgctgcttctctgaTCCACAGCAGCACTTCCGGCACTTTGTCAGTCCCCGCACCGGTGGCATCCAGCTCTCTCGCAGCCACGCGTACTTGGGTGTCGCGGAGTCGGAAACCCTCCACAACAGGGCTGACCATGTCACGCCAGACATCACACCAAAACGCATTCTGCACCAACGACTCATGACCCTGAATGACCGACTCGCCGAAGAAGGGCAGCTGCCGATGCCACCCCAGCTTCAACAGCTCTCTGAGCAGTACGAGCGCACCGTGCACAGTCGTACGAACAGCGCAGGTGTGCATTTATTGCCTCTGGTATGCACGAGCGCTCTGCATGAGTCCTCCTCGCACGTGTGGCCTAACGACGCGGCAAATCGCACGGGCGAGAACGAGTCTGTGTTCGCCAAGGACGCCACCAGCCATCATCATCACATCAGCGGTGAGTTGCAACAAAAAAGCGCGTCTGACCCGCAACCACGCGAGGGAGCAGGAGCCGGTCCCTGTAGTCAGTCGTGTGGCTGCTCGGCGCTCGACAGGCCTCTAGTGGTTCATGACGAGCCGCTCCACGGTAGCGGtagcgccactgccgcagcccCAGGCAGCCCGCCGGCTTCCGGCGTGGTGCTCGTCTCCTGCCCCCCTACCCCGGACCTTTCGATATGGTTTGGCCAACTGCGTCTGCCAACGGGTGAGATGGTGCCGCTTGGCATCGACCAGTTCATCCCACGTGGGTGTGTCATCCGCAACACGGACTGGGTTCTTGGTGCGGCAGTGTACACAGGCTGCCACACAAAGATGCTGCTGAACCTTCGGCCAAAGCCACACAAGATCACTAGCACGACACGTCGCTTGAACCACCTGAACGTGTTTTTCGTTATACTGAACCAGGTGTTGATGTTACTGCTCTGCGGGCTGGCCATCTGGAGTAagcaccgcctgctgcgcaAGGTGCCTGGTGCGAAGTCAGATCACTCAACCTGGTACATCCAGTGGAACCTGGAGCGCTACTCGGactcctttctcttttggtGGCGCTACCTGACAAATTTTGTGCTGGTGAGCTACCTCATTCCCATGTCGCTCTACGTCACCCTGGAGTTCAACAAGGCCATGCAGATGCTCCAGATCGCGGCGGACAAACGCATGGCTGTCTTCGACGAGTTCACCGGCGCCATCAAAAAAGCGCGGCCCAAGACCTCCGAACTGAACTCCCAACTCGGCCACGTGCGCTACATCTTCACAGACAAGACGGGAACGTTGACGGAGAACCTCATGACGTACGTTGGCGGTATCGTGAacgggcacacgcacaacgaGACGGAAAAGCCTGGAGGCATCGGCCTTGCACTTCTTCGTCGTAGAGCTGCACACGTCCCAACCAGCGTCCTTCCTAGCGCCATGGACCCAGGCGGTGAGCCGTCGTTGCGCCatgaccaccaccaccacatcaACTTTTCCCTCGACAAAGAGGCACAAACTCTCGACGCTGACATCGAAGACAATTCGGTGGGTATGCAAGGCGTCAGCTCCCTCACCTCTGCGGAGCCTGCCGCAGACAAGAGCAGCTCTGGTGCGAATGGCGGCAGTGACTACAACACCCCCGCTCACCCCCTCCAGGGCGTGGCAGCGATGATGGCGAGTCACTTAGTTGTTGCCGACGGTGACAAGGCGGCGACGCGGCACCGCGACAATCAGGGACCCGCACAGACAACCGCAGCCGTCAGTAACTCTGTCGCACAGGGTGCCATCTCGTATATCTTACCGCGTGTCCTtagcgacggcggtgcgACGCAACCCTGTGCAGATGACGAAAGTGCTAGGGCTGCGTTGCGTCACGCCATACAGGacgcgcaccagcacaccacctcctcccgcAGCGTCCCCCTCTTCGCCGACGGCGCTCTCGGCAACGGTGGCGTTGGTAGCGCGGCACCTGGAGCGGATGGTAGTGGACCTGGCGGTTTCGGCTGCTCGCCCGGGCTGCGTAACGTCAGCGAAGCCGTGCTGGAGCGCGACCCGCTTTTTTGCTACCTGCGCGCCCTCGCCCTGTGCCACTCTGTCGTGTGCTTCCCAGTGGACGCAGGCAGTGATGGTAATGGTAGGGAAGCGAAGCAGGATAACGGTGCACCACAGGACACGAAAAAACGCaagcgccgtcaccgccaccaccacaaccaGGAGGGAGACAGCGCAGGCAAGCGTATGCCGAAGCGACGTCGTCGTAGCAGCGCTTCCACCGTCGGCCCCGTTCCCTCGGCAGTGCATCATCAGCGCAGCCGCGAGGCTGCCCATCCGGAACCAGAggtgctccctctctccaccgtGTTGTCCCTCACCGAGATTTCAGGAGGTAACTTCGTTGAGATCCCCTACGCTGTTCCCGCCGGCCCCGGGACATGTGAAGGCTGTGAATCGTGCACAGTTGGTGGtgccaacagcagcaggggtCACAACCTGCCGGCTCACGGCCACGTCacctgcgccagcgctgcacccTTGATGAAGGCGGCGAGTACGGATGGTAGAAGCCATTATCAGCACTATCGTCATCAGACAAGCGCGACCAGCATGGCCCTGCTGCACGGCCGCACGAGTAGCGCGAGTTGGTACCAGAACCGTTACCTCAATCGCACTCTACATAGTCGCAACTTCAGTGCCCAGACGATCAACGATGGCACAGGGCGCGGACGGCAGCTGAACCGGGGGCCCtcgagcggcagcgctaGTGGGTGTCTGGGACAGGCAGCAGCCTCGATAGGGATCACCGATCTCGAGCAGTTTATTGACCGCAGCAAAATTTACGAGGGTCAGTCGCTGGACGAGATCGGCTTAGTGAACGCAGCACGTGAGAACGGGTTCTCACTCTTCGAGCGGACGACGAGGCAGATGTATGTGAAGGCGCTCGGCCGCGTCCTGTGCTACGACATCGTCGCAGAGCTCGAGTTCACGCCGCAGCGCAAGCTGATGAGCATTTTACTGCAACGACGGCCTGACCTGGACGCCGAGGCCGTGACAACATCTCTGGCTGCGGGCACAAGCGCGCACTACCACCGCAGAGCACCAGAGaacgccgctgccagcgcagTAACAGCAGTAGGAGGGGGCAAGTCGTCCAAGCCGTTCGCGGACATCGCCTCACGTGTATTGCCTGATGGGGGCGCCGCATCGCAGTCCAACAAGGATGCGCAGTTGCCCCGAGTGCAGACGAGATCGCCCTTCACCTCTTTCATGGCGACTGatgtgccgccaccgctgctgggcCAATCCACTGCCCTGTCCAGTAGGGCTACGCTCCCGGGTAAAGCAGAAAAGCAGCAGGAGACGGAAGGTGGCAACAAGAGCACCGACGCAGCAGTCACGAGAGTACTTCTGCCACGCAGCGCCCCGTTGCGCCCGCCGTCCAGCGGCGCTCAGCACCTGCTTCAATCATCTTTAGGCGAGATGTCGCTCTACCACGACTGTCTCGGGAGCAGCACGGATTTGGGGTTCGGTGCGACAGCAGGCGTACTGTCCTCGAAACCAGGGAAGTATCTGCTGCTCGTCAAAGGTGCGGATAGCAGCATGTTAGAGATCGTAAACATGCAGAAGCGCGCTAACGTGCGGGCGAAGGATAAGATGCAGAAGGAGCTGGACGCGATGTCTCAGCTAGGTCTGCGCACCCTCATCCTAGGCCAGCGCTACCTgagcgaggaagaggtgcgTGAGTGGCTGCCGATCTTCAACAATGCTCAGTGTGCGATGCAGGACCGCAACGAGAAGCTGCACGAAGCATACGCGCTCTTGGAGAGGGACGTCGACATCGTtggcgccaccgcggtgGAGGAcaagctgcaggaggaggtgccGCAGACACTGGAGTTTTGCATTCAGGCATCCATTGTGGTGTGGATGCTGACAGGCGACAAGCGGGAGACGGCCGTCACCATTGCCCAAACAAGCGGTCTTATCAGCATTGGCTGCGCTGACTATGTGTGCCACCTCGACCTGTCTGACATtctggaggaagaggcgttgatgctgcagcagcagaggtaTAAAGAGCAGCGTCAACTCAAGACCAACGATGGCAGTCTCGGTGAGCCATCGCCGCTGTCAGAGAGCTCGTCAGATGCGGAAAATGCCTTGCAGTTGTCAGAGGTCAGCATGACAACCCGGGCCTACCTGAGCGCGTCGTCCGACACGCagtcgccgccgcagcagaaCACGTGCCCAACGCAGGTGGGCAACACCAaccgcaccttctccactgGAAGTCCGCGGTACGAAACGGTGGGCACAAGTGCAGGCAATAGACACAGAGGCGCTGAGTCGAGCACCACAGTCGACGCGGCGCAGAGATTCCTAATGCGCAAATGCACCCGCATCGAGGAGCAGCTCAGGACGGCCGAGGATAAGTGCAACGAAGGGCAGGAGGTGTTTAACGCTcacgtcgtcgtcattgTGGTGGACGGTAAGACCCTGGACTTCATTTTTGAGGACAGCGACCGTGCGCGCCGCTTCTTCCTCCTTGGtagtcgctgccgcagcgccgtgtgCTGTCGCATGACCCCACTCCAGAAGGCGAAGGTTGTGCGGATGTTCAAGCGCAACACCAACGCTGTGGTGCTCGCCATCGGTGACGGCGCCAATGACGTGTCCATGATCCAGGAGAGCAGCATCGGCGTCGGCATCATGGGCTTGGAAGGGTCGcaggcggagctggcgagcgaTTACGCCATCCCAAAGTTCCGCTTCTTGAAGCGGCTACTCTTCGTCCACGGCCGCTTCTCCGTCTTCCGCGAGGCGCACTGCATCGTCTTCTCGCTGTACAAGAATGTGATCGTGACGGTGGGGATGGTGAGCTACCAATTCTTTGTTGGCTTCTCAGGTCAGACGCTGATAGACTCATGGCTGCTGGCTCTGTTCAGCgtcttcttctgctctctGCAACCACTGATGATTGGCATTCTGGATAAGGACGTCGAAGATGAGCTGGCCGAGTCCCTGCCGAAGCTCTACCCGCCACTGTCGCGCGAATTTATGTACTTCTCCTTCCCGTACATCTTCAAGTGGCTGGCCGACGGTCTCATCGAgggcctcctcttcttcttcgtcctCATGTACACGGTCGGCGTGCAGGACAACCTGTACACGTACATGACCGCCGCCATCGAGGATTACGGCGCCACCTTCTTCACGATGCTCGTCCTTGTCGCCGACCTCCGCGCCGGCACGCTGGTGACGTACTACATGATTCCCTTCGCGCTCGTCATTGGGCTGGGGCTCATCCTCCTGCCGGCCATCGAGTTCTTGTACTCCTCCTTAAACGACCTCGCCGGCAGCAACGGGTTTGTAAGGGTGGCGCATGAGCTGTACAGCACGTCTAGTAAGTTCTGGCTgatgctcttcttcgcctgcgGAGTGCTCATCCTCTTCACCATGGCGTTGAACATGTACATACAACTGTTCGCGCCGTGGCAGAATGCCGGCTTCGCCATGCGCGCTGCCAGAAGATCGCATCATCGCATCCCGTACACGTGCACCAAGGAGAGCCTGAAGGCAGAGTACGCGCGCCTGCTTGCCCGGTACGAGGAACTGACCAaggcgcagcaacagccaaaggaggcggctgtggagggcagcagcgccaaagGCACGGCCCCAACGGTGACAACggcaccagctgctgctgctgtcccaACTGCCGGAAAAGCTAGGGTGACTGTAGCACGGTGA